The following coding sequences are from one Methanohalophilus halophilus window:
- the argB gene encoding acetylglutamate kinase yields the protein MSEGHYKKENILIEALPYIRDFYDSFMVIKVGGHAMVDPEIMSAIVEDIVLLRFVGIHPVIVHGGGPEITEKMEQMGKKPEFVGGLRITDDETVEIARMVLVGSINTKIVSLIGQHGAKGVGLSGKDGKMIMARKKPAQKIMIEDIEHSVDLGWVGETEIINPELIHIVTEQGYIPVISPIAVDNEGNALNINADTVAGDIAKSLQAKKLILMTDVAGLMRDPSDTTTRISRVLAPQVEDLIDEGIIGGGMIPKMRSASTSVENGVERVHIINGSVPHSILLELFTDGGIGTMVF from the coding sequence ATGTCAGAAGGCCACTATAAGAAGGAAAATATATTGATAGAAGCCCTTCCCTACATTCGTGATTTTTATGATTCTTTTATGGTTATAAAGGTTGGAGGGCACGCAATGGTAGATCCCGAAATAATGAGTGCAATTGTTGAGGACATTGTGCTACTCAGATTCGTGGGCATACATCCGGTTATCGTACATGGCGGCGGACCTGAAATTACTGAAAAAATGGAGCAGATGGGCAAGAAACCCGAATTTGTAGGCGGCTTGCGTATTACAGATGACGAGACTGTGGAAATTGCCCGTATGGTCCTTGTAGGCAGCATCAATACGAAAATTGTGTCCCTGATTGGTCAGCACGGTGCAAAAGGTGTGGGTCTTTCCGGTAAAGACGGGAAGATGATAATGGCACGCAAAAAACCTGCCCAGAAGATTATGATAGAGGATATTGAACATAGTGTGGACCTGGGGTGGGTTGGAGAGACCGAGATAATCAATCCGGAATTGATCCATATAGTTACAGAACAGGGCTATATACCTGTGATTTCCCCGATTGCTGTGGATAATGAGGGCAATGCCCTAAATATCAATGCAGATACGGTTGCCGGAGATATTGCCAAATCCCTGCAGGCCAAGAAACTCATTCTAATGACTGATGTGGCAGGACTTATGAGGGACCCTTCAGACACTACCACAAGGATTTCACGGGTACTGGCACCCCAGGTAGAGGATCTGATTGATGAGGGAATTATTGGTGGGGGTATGATCCCCAAAATGCGCAGTGCATCCACAAGTGTGGAAAACGGTGTAGAAAGGGTTCATATAATAAATGGAAGTGTGCCCCATTCCATCCTTCTGGAACTGTTTACAGATGGCGGGATAGGCACTATGGTATTCTAA
- a CDS encoding non-histone chromosomal MC1 family protein produces the protein MSKSEPRNFVLRDEKGNEHGVFTGKQPRQAALKVANRGKGTKKNPDKIMLRERGTKKVHIFYGWKQEVDAPKNKPDWMPDKINKPFVRKEKPGIIKLEQV, from the coding sequence ATGTCTAAGTCAGAACCGAGAAATTTTGTATTAAGGGATGAGAAAGGAAACGAACATGGGGTATTTACAGGAAAGCAACCAAGGCAGGCAGCTCTTAAAGTTGCAAACCGTGGTAAAGGCACCAAGAAAAACCCTGATAAAATCATGCTCCGTGAAAGGGGAACCAAGAAAGTACATATTTTCTATGGTTGGAAACAGGAAGTTGATGCTCCCAAGAACAAACCAGACTGGATGCCTGACAAAATCAACAAACCTTTTGTAAGAAAAGAAAAACCAGGCATAATCAAACTTGAGCAAGTCTGA